ACTCGCATCGCGTACGTGTTGTGCTTCGTGGAAGTCCAAGGATCGTTATCATGCAGATTTGGTGGGAACCCTAAAACATGCATAATACCGATTCAGAGGCGTCAGAAAGATCCAAACACAAGCTAACTTTCACTAAATTCATCATGGAATTTTATTTGTAATATTTTATGCAGACTTTGGCAAACTTATACATTTTAAACTTAAGAAAACGCTAGAACTTCATTTAATTTGATTTGAATCATATCAGACTAAAATAATACTACCTCCTTTCCTTTAGTGTATTATGCATTATTTTTAGGAGAAAATCAATATGTAGGGTGTATTGTGTGCTAGTATCTTGTTTTAACAATTATTGTTGCGGAGTTtgacaaaaaaaaaagttttggggGGCAAAAGACCAAACCATTTTTAAAAAAAACTGCATCAAACTAGAATTTGTAGACTTGAGACCAATATATATTAGTATTTTCCATATTGGTTGGAAAGTACATGTATGATGAGATTCATATATATATTTGACTACTTCATAATAGAACTAAACTATACTCTACCAAAATATATTGCTTGGTCATACCGATCAGCCATGAAAGTATGATTACCAAACCATGGAGGCATTACATATCAGCTTTTTGATTCGTCTTGCTTTTAAATTCCGTTAAAACAGCCTCAAAATTGTACTTCTCAATATGATTTGGTAATGAACTGTACGGCACTTATTTCTAGTTTTTATTTTCGCTAAGATTATCTGGCGTATGATTTATTTAACATATGATTTGCCTCCTCCGGCTAatattaccaatatgtttggCAACTGGCTCAATGGGGTCAATAAAAATGATAAAGCGCGAATACGAATTGGAATTTCTGCTGTATGTTGGTCTATTTGAACAACTAGAAATGACATTATTTTTAACAGATAAAAgggaactaattttttgcagaCGAGCAACATACTGGATTCAACAATGAGCTTTTGTTCTCCCGGAGGATCAGCGGGAGACTATGGTTACTGGGTGCAACCGTCTATTAACGGTTACTCAGGACTTCTATTTCCAGGCTATTGGGTGGCGGCACAATAGTGGATTACATAATTCTTAAGATGATACCGTTTTTCATTTTTCAATGgttgatacatgtctcaacccTCTCTGATCTGTGATGTAAAACTATTACTCTAGTGAACTTCGCAATAAATATAAAGGCCGTGTGTATCGTTTCGATGTAGAGGCTGGACGATGCCCCATTTCAAAACAAAGTTGTACTTCTCAGAAATTTCACGCCCCGTGAGAATTACTAAATTATAGGCAAGATTTTCATCTTCCATCTTACTGCACAACCTATTCTTGACGATCTTCAAACTTGAAAATGCATGTTTTACACTTGCGGTAGAAGTTGGTAGACAGACATGTAGACGAAGTAACCTGAACAATCAGATTGTAGACGGCGGCGGAGCCATACTCATCGACAGAGGAAAGCTATTGCCCTAGTAAACATCCTGCTAAGCActatttttttttgcgggtaatccTGCTAAGCACTATGTTTAAGCTAATTCCCAATGGAGAGTTGCCAGACGACCCCGGCAGCCACGCAAGGTCGCTGGCTCCGCCCAGGATTGTAGATAGTATCTCTTCCCATCTCAATAGGAAAATGACGAAGGTGAGTCAAAGTTGAGATATTTTTCAACTCTTCATCATTAGAAAGAAGAATCAATAACAAAAGGGTTTCCAAAACTATTGTTCTAATTCATAGGGGTCTTGTTAACTAGAATCTACTAGGTGATACTTCCTCGCGAACTCAGGTATATCACTACCTTTAAAATATTGGATCATTATGCCATTTTGACCATATATTTCACTGTATTGATGTAAAGCACTTTCACAACATTCCAGAGTGAAGAGAAATAAGACCCAAATGGAGCCTTTATGTCAAGAGCCCTGCACGTAGCAATGGAAATTCAGGTTTAGCGAGTTGTGTTGGAGCTAGTTTTGGTTTCAGTTTAAGTTTAGAATAACTAACGAGCAGTTGCATTTGTTGACACCTCGTTTCAACTAGGATTTTCAGTAGCCTAGACTTCTATAGAAGTTCCTTTGCATATTGTTTTGTCTTATTTGGATTGGGAATGTGCCTCTAATAAAGCCTCTCCCCATCTGCTAAAAAAGCAAGGAGCGACGAGGAGATCGACAACATGGAAGGGTAAGCCTAAAACCTGTTGTCGAAGTTACATGCTATAGAAGTTCCTTTGAATATTGTTTTTTCTTGTTTGGATTGGGAATGTGCCTCTAAGAGGGTTTCCTCAGgctttacatgcttacttatagcGTAAACTTTTCCTAGAGTGTTTGAACAAGGTTGGGGATCGTCAGTGACTTCGAACTTTCCACTTTTGCAAGTAGAGACTTAAGGTGCTTTGGGGGGAAACAATTAAGATGAGGTTTTAATTGAAGGAGTTTTTTTAGTCAAATATTTATACATAGCCTGGAAACAAAAATATAATCCTTGATCTTAGAAAGCTTATTCTTCCTCCGGATGTTTGGCTCGTCTTTCTACTTCCTTTTCAGAACTCCatggtggaggaagaagaagggatgAAGAGAACAACATTGTTTCCTGGAGTGCATCATCAACGACGTCTTATCAGCCTCGGTCCGCTCATAGCTGAAGGACGGCTGCTCTGAGCTTTGACGCCGATTTCAAAGTCATCTCTCCCAAAAATCTTGACCAGTGTGCCAAAAGGGAGGTGATGAGGCGGcttctcggcaatgcccaccatgaggggcttagggttgacggaaggcgacgatggagattccgggagcgagagaaGGCACGATGTAcctaggttcacgtccccgcggtggaggatcgctacgtcctgctagaaatCCAGTATACGATAATATGTGTACAGGGGACCGCCGTAGGCGGAGTTATATCTAGTCTAGCTAGTTCTAATAtgcgggttgcgatgtctaggcgtATCACATGTATGTTTTTCTGTTTCTAAATATGATCTAGGGGATGCCCCTGTCTggatttatatatgcaaccaggctagggtttacaagagttctAGTAGAATATGAATTGGAGTCTTCTttgttgtagtccaagttgatattATGTGTGGggccagcttgtcgagtccttgtgctggtccatcttCATAATCTGCACTGGGTATAGCAATGTCggatacccgaagggtaatgcccacaccaGGAGAACCTTTTGTAGCTTCACCGTGGTGTGCCTCGTTTGCTCCGTCCCAAGTGGCCTAGTCTCGGCAACGGTGCAGATCGATGGGCGTGCTTTGAGGCTTCGATCCAAACTCGGTGGAGAAGGACATGGACAAGTACCAATGATAAAAATTGGTAGGGTATGGATAGAgtagagcaataccatacccATACCCATAGTGGTACAAAACTATACGCATACATACCCATTGGTATGAAGCTTTACACATACTCATATCCGACAGGTACCCAGCGAGTAGGTcaaatgatacacaagttactcACAATTTTATATTTGTCGATAGCATATTTGATTTAAAAAATAAATTATCTCAATTCAATAACACGTAGTTGAGTACATGACAATTACCAAAATTTAGAAATCACAATCTCATACTATAATTCATAAGTCAACAAGAGTAAACATGTCCCATGATAATTTGATAATAAACGGATAGGGTATGAGTATACACACAGGTATTAGCCTATACCCGTGCTCTACCCATGGTAAGGTACATGTGCTACCCATTGGTATAAAGTGCGCTCGTACCATGCCTAGCAAGTGGTACGTTCTAAAGGAACAAAGTTAATGTGAGTTATGAATTCATAGAACACGTTTTTATCTGCGTGATTATTTTAGAAATATTTGAGATTTTGTAAGCAATTAAGCATACCATTCGACCTTTCATAAAACTCATCATCATGGATTAGTATAGAACTACAGATGTTCGGTGTAAAGTACAGCATGCATTGGTGAAGGAAGTACAACATGCATTGGTGAAGGAAGTTAGAGAAGGTACGTTAGACTAACGCGTATTTTTGGCTCTCAGGTGCGCGTGCACCCTATATTGAAAACACATCAGACAACAACAATAACCAAGTCTTTCAGTCCCAAATAAgttgggtaggctagagttgaaacccataagatctcgaagccaagtcatggttccggaatgtggatagctaacttccacgcacccctgtCCATGACTAAAACTTTttcgatattccaaaccttcagatctctcttaacggactcctcccatgtcgAAAACACATCAGAAATTTACTAAAAAAATGTGTCGTAAATTAAATGGGTAGAGAATGTATGCAGATATACGTACGGTCAAATCGTGACCTAAAATATTAAGTTATGTagcctacacaaaaataacaagatgTACTGTTTACAATATAGTAGTAGACACGTACTATTCACAATATAGCGAAAATCCATCTTTTTTTTTAGGTCACATAAATTTGAATTTTTCCTTGAAAATTGAGACGAGTAAGTAGCATATGGTGATATATACATGCGTGAattatttcaattttttttgacacATTTAAATAGGGTTATTCAAATGTTTTGCACCACCCTATATTCGGGATAGATATTTtgtgcacatgggcaccagtgatctcgttttctaaaaaaattaaaaatcatatttttgagtttcaaaaaattatggaaaaaaatccacacatagttaatgatgtatcccacaaacgtgCAAAAAATAAATTTCAAATACTTAATATTTTGAGCTACACACAAATAACAAAATTGTagatctgagtagtcattttcaaatctccaaaacatatcagattttgtcatttttatctAGCTCAAAATAATAAGAATTTCGGATTGGGATTTTGCATGATTGTGGAATGTATCAATGACAGTCTTCAGAATTATTTTCATAATTTCTATAGTTTATAgaaatatttttaatttttttttttaacaTAGCGAGAGCACTGGAGCTCGGGAGCTAAAAGTACTTTTCGCTATATTCGTTGCTAACATGTTTGATGAGATAGCCAACTTTTATTTTTTCCTTTGATATACACATTATATATTTTCTATAATGAAGAACAATGATATTGTGTTGAATCATCCTTATCTCAAAGCCTATCTGCCGACCAAACCTAGATGGCCATGCAGTTATCGTGAACAGTGCAGATTACTATGAAATTTGAGATTTTTTGAAAATGTTGATGTTTCCAACACGCTAACGTCAGGATTATACAGGGGATTTGGACCTACCTATAACAGATTACACCAGAGGTTAGTTTCTGCAGCAAATCCATGTAGTTGGTGCTCTGCGCAAAAGGAGCACATTCTCAAAGAGTGTGATTTGTGCATTCTCCTGTTTCTGTTTTTGATACTCCTCAGTCTCAAGGAGTAATAATAATGCATCAAGTTTTTAAAACTGTTGTCATTGCTTGCAAGCTAGCCAACTCTTTTCTTCTTTGCTAtgcattatttatttatttactaatAAAAAACTGAAACCTTGCAAAACTGAACAGTTTATTGTACCTTTTAGCTTTGGATGCTAATGCAGTTAGAATGCTCATGCTTGATGCAATAAGACATGGCTAAATGTGGCGCAGCATCAAAACCAGAAAGGCAGCTTACATCAATGTCACGAAGCGTGAAACATATCTAAGAACGAATTTTGTGAGAACACATTCACCCAAGACGAGTAACAGTCTAACAGATCCACACAGAATTAATATATTGTAGCACAACATGCTGATAGTGAACGATCACATAGTAGATGGGCACACAACCAAAGCAGCTGGGACTGCAGCATACCGAAGTCCAGACCCAAACTTAGGGCAACAACCAGACATTGCGGAACATGATAATACTAGGTGGATTACGACTCTCATTTATGTCTCTGGCTCCCTCCGATCTGGCAGATGTCACTTCTTGAGGTGGGGGAAGCACTGGGTGAGTTCGCTCTTGGGATGCTTCGCCTCGGCGTGTTCCTTGCACTTTGCTTCAGAGGTGGTGCAGATGAAAGTCTGCATGCATATCTTGCACTGCATTGATTGATAAAGAAGAATGGATCAGATGGCCGTGCAAGTGTTTCCTAGCAGAAAATTTTAGGCGGAAAGCTCAGGACAAGCCCGTTTTCTAGCAGAAGATTACAAAGATACACACGATAATTCATAACATATCCATAGATCAGCCTAATGTGCCAAACTAAGCCAATGAACTATTTAGCTACCGTGACTATGATGCACATGAATTACCACACAAGAACTTGATGAACTTATGCAAAAGGTTACCATGTTGTGAACAGTTAGGCTCTAAAAGAGCTGAGTTTTCCATCAAAGGTAAGAATAAGAAAGTCTAACCTATTTGGCATCTTAGGTTAAGTTGAACACATTATGAAACAATAACAGGAATTATACTAAAGCACACCCTACCATGGTCTCCCAGATATCCCCTTCTTCCCCAATAGATCCTAGTGACACTAATCTTCAACTAACAACAAATGAGGTGTGGCATCCAAATCCACAACTAGTTTACACAAGCATATCATTTCCTTGGTAGTAGCCAAAAGCTAGTCCagacatgttagatcatgccacaCTAAGCTAGTCCagacatgttagatcatgccacaCTAAGGGTATGTTTGGATGATGACCAAAGCTGGCCCTGCCAAAATATTGGCTAGCCCTTGAATTTTGGCAACCGTTTGGATCATCGCCAAAAAATTGGCTCACCAACTGGCCCGGGCGCGCGCCCGTGTAAAATCTTGCCAACGCGCGGGCGAGTTGAGGGCGAGCAAAAGCTGCGCCAAAAAATTGGCACCGTGACTTGCCTCTCTGTCTAGGTGAGTCTCACATATTTTTATATTATAACTAGTGTATACAGAGGGTGTTCAGAACTTCTGATTCTTTGGATACTAATTAACCGTGGTCCCTACACTATACGATTAGCAAGTGCATGTACCAGGTGCTCCATGCGTGACGGAAGTTCCAGCAGCAGCTGGTATTActttttgtaattttttttttctctttgacTACATCTTTGTATTGTTCTAGTTGTACTAATAAATAAACGAAGTAGGCATGTTGAATATTTTGGAGAAGCATACTGCAGTTGGTGGCAAAGCAAATAGAGGGCTATTTTGCCAATTTTTTGGTACGTACAATGGCTGCCATCCAAACAACAACACTTTACCAACATTTTGGTCATGCCCTTGCATTGGTCATGCCAAAAAATTGGTGGGGCTAGTTGGGGCACAAACCAAACGTACCCTAAAGCTGAAAGGCTCTATATCTCCTTAAACTCACATGGGTGCCTTACCCATCAAACAGCAAAACACGCTGCAAACAAGGGCATGAAGGAGAATCTCTGGATAGGCTATCTACATGTATATCTATCGTCTCACAACTAGATAACTCAAGCGTCCGGAAGATTAATGGGAATTAGGTCATAAAACCTGTCAGATCTGTGCTCAAAGGAGGAATTTCTTGTACAACCAACTTGTGCAATCAAACATACCAGTATGTCGCTACACTAGCAACAGTCATATATCAATCAAAAGAAAACGACTCCGCTATCGTCGAAATCAACAAATATAGTCCAAAAACCCTACCGACAATTGTGGCAAAGGAAACGCCAAATCAGCACGAGACCTAGCGAGCGAATCGACGTTGCAATTCAACGAATTGACCGTTAAAACGCCCAATTAACGAATTCTACAGATAATAGTCTCTTGAGcgaaaaaaaatccccaaaagcgAGCGATAGGGTTAGATCGATTGGATGGATCGGATGGGCGGGATTAGTCGGCGGACCTGGATGTTCATGGCCTTCTTGTTGGCCTCGAGCTGGCTCCCTGCAAGGGATCGGAAACAAAACGGGGAGGGGATCAGATCAAGAAGACGAACAAGATCCGGGCGAGGAAGAGGGGGAAGGGGAATTAGGCTCCGCTTACCCTTGCCGCCCTTGAGCTTCTCGAGGTTCTTCTCCCTCGCCATCTTGGACTTCTGCGCGTTGCCGCCGCCCATGGCTGCTGATTCCTCCGCGAGACGAGACGAGACGATGCTTTTCTGGTTGGGCGGAAATTTGGTGCTGGGGAAAGCAAGAAAAAGGAGGCGGCGACGTTTAATAGGTGGAGGTGGAACCGGGGCAGGTCGCCGTTGGCGTCTATCAATCGCTCGCGGGCAACTTgggcgtgcccgtgtccgtgtgGACCCCGGCGTAGAGAAGGTGCAATCTGGACCGTCCGTTACGCCTGGTATTTCCAAAGTCTGGAACCATTGTTTTGTGCACACCTACCACCCGAATCTGTTACCCGTGTGAGTTCTTAGCTATAGGGTTTTGACAGCATCTTCAGTTAGCATTCCTTTCAAGAATACGTCATGGGAAGACTGTATCAATTTCATAGAAGAAAAAAGACTAGCAACACACTCTAGGCACATGCGCCACGGAGTGCAACCCCACGCTGCAGCTAGGCAGTACACACACGTTACGGGACTACTTGCGTCATCTCCACTTATCCACTACTGCGAGAGCGTCTTTGAACAACCCAGTCGCTCTCCAGAGCTCGGCCTTATCGGTGATCCACGCTAACACCGTCTCTCTCGAGGGGGACGCGCCCTCGAAAACCACGTCGTTCCGGTGACGCCAGAGGCACCAACATACAAGCGTGATCCCTGTCCAGAGATCTCGGTCCTTCCCCGGGCCGCCCCGCTTTCCTTGTAACCAGCGAACAAAGCGGGTGTTCGCCTGCGGCATCCAGCCGAGATTTTCCCACCAACGCAGGCAAATGGACCAGACCTCTCGCGCCAAGACACATCCCACTAGCAGATGATC
This region of Lolium perenne isolate Kyuss_39 chromosome 2, Kyuss_2.0, whole genome shotgun sequence genomic DNA includes:
- the LOC127334067 gene encoding uncharacterized protein At2g23090, producing the protein MGGGNAQKSKMAREKNLEKLKGGKGSQLEANKKAMNIQCKICMQTFICTTSEAKCKEHAEAKHPKSELTQCFPHLKK